One Halobacterium zhouii genomic region harbors:
- a CDS encoding AI-2E family transporter: MARSRDFLGWPLVWLLFGIAVAFVVGTALYTFLGSLLFAVFLYYATRPLYRRLDEYIDHPDVTVTLTLLAVVLPLLAVVVYASFVALQELNQFLATHSIQGYRSFFQPYLALVREGHFQQLWDSLVTNPGQPLSPAARAAFQRAFGGLLTVAGLLFTVLTRLFLMSVFLFYLLRDDYKLRRWFYDSVNYDERVVSYTSNVDDDLETVFFGNLAIIVASAAIAVVTYYLLNFVAGGTVVGIPVLLGLLIGIGTMIPIVGMKIVYVPYGLFLVALAATTPTPLWHPVAFFVVTFFVVDTIPDFFVRSFLSARGNLHVGLILLGYVLGVMAFGWMGLFLGPLVVVVMVHFARSIFPWLVEEYGLG, translated from the coding sequence ATGGCGCGCTCCAGGGACTTCCTCGGGTGGCCGCTCGTGTGGCTGCTCTTCGGCATCGCAGTGGCGTTCGTCGTCGGGACCGCGCTGTACACGTTCCTCGGGTCACTCCTGTTCGCCGTCTTCCTCTACTACGCCACCCGCCCGCTGTACCGGCGACTCGACGAGTACATCGACCACCCGGACGTCACGGTGACGCTCACGTTGCTCGCCGTCGTGCTCCCGCTGCTTGCGGTCGTCGTGTACGCCTCGTTCGTCGCGCTACAGGAACTCAACCAGTTCCTCGCGACGCACTCGATCCAGGGGTACCGCTCGTTCTTCCAGCCGTACCTCGCGCTCGTCCGCGAGGGGCACTTCCAGCAGCTCTGGGACTCACTGGTGACCAACCCCGGACAACCGCTCAGTCCGGCCGCTCGCGCGGCTTTCCAGCGAGCGTTCGGTGGGCTCCTCACCGTCGCCGGCCTGCTGTTCACTGTTCTCACGCGCCTGTTCCTGATGAGTGTCTTCCTCTTCTACCTCCTGCGAGACGACTACAAACTGCGGCGGTGGTTCTACGACAGCGTGAACTACGACGAGCGCGTCGTCTCGTACACGTCGAACGTCGATGACGACCTCGAGACGGTGTTCTTCGGCAACCTCGCCATCATCGTCGCGAGCGCCGCCATCGCCGTCGTCACGTACTACCTCCTCAACTTCGTCGCCGGCGGCACCGTCGTCGGCATCCCCGTCCTCCTCGGGTTGCTCATCGGCATCGGGACGATGATCCCCATCGTCGGGATGAAGATCGTCTACGTCCCCTACGGGTTGTTCCTCGTCGCGCTCGCCGCGACGACGCCGACGCCGCTGTGGCACCCGGTCGCGTTCTTCGTCGTCACCTTCTTCGTCGTGGACACGATTCCGGACTTCTTCGTCCGGTCGTTCCTCTCCGCGCGCGGCAACCTCCACGTCGGACTCATCCTCCTCGGGTACGTTCTCGGCGTGATGGCGTTCGGGTGGATGGGGCTGTTCCTCGGGCCGCTTGTGGTCGTCGTCATGGTCCACTTCGCGCGCTCGATATTCCCGTGGCTGGTCGAGGAGTACGGACTCGGGTAG
- a CDS encoding glycosyltransferase family 87 protein gives MASHRGPRLVLAVGVLAGVLTGVSLPVVHPEQVALASDHYYRGARAALLNADIYAGNVGFLYPPPVVVAFYPLALLGDPAGAFALQVALDLVALAVLAALLVAVTERAGVDLSRVDRVLVAGYALASLPVVANLLMGQVNPVLALAIAGGAVLLERNRPRASGVAFGLAALVKLFPALVGVWLLRRRAWTAIAAATATGVGLLAVGALAFGVPAYEAYITHTLTGEMAVGAFQHGPDPTAPYVTVRRQLGVLAPWLPGWAVLPASLLAVAPVLVGVNRTVDTLRSRLVALQGTLLATLVAFPLEGFYVALTVFPLVPLLYLLDSGVPRRLFLAGALLLSVPVTYDTVAVATAASVVPLGVGAAVREAARSLFAFALPSMVGVWLVLAACLLVQHRAATVTHSPEDAARSGPPNDAV, from the coding sequence ATGGCGTCCCACCGCGGCCCCCGCCTGGTCCTCGCCGTCGGCGTGCTCGCGGGCGTCCTGACTGGCGTCTCGCTCCCGGTGGTCCACCCCGAGCAGGTGGCCCTCGCGTCCGACCACTACTACCGCGGGGCGCGCGCCGCGCTGCTGAACGCCGACATCTACGCCGGCAATGTGGGATTCCTCTACCCGCCGCCGGTCGTCGTCGCGTTCTACCCGCTCGCGCTGCTCGGCGACCCCGCGGGCGCGTTCGCCCTCCAGGTCGCCCTCGACCTCGTCGCGCTCGCCGTGCTCGCGGCGCTGCTCGTCGCCGTCACCGAGCGAGCGGGCGTCGACCTGTCCCGCGTCGACCGCGTGCTCGTCGCGGGGTACGCGCTCGCGTCGCTGCCGGTCGTCGCGAACCTCCTCATGGGGCAGGTCAACCCCGTGCTGGCGCTCGCCATTGCGGGCGGCGCCGTACTCCTCGAACGCAACCGCCCGAGAGCGAGCGGCGTGGCGTTCGGCCTGGCCGCGCTCGTCAAACTGTTCCCCGCGCTCGTCGGCGTGTGGTTGCTCCGGCGGCGCGCGTGGACGGCCATCGCCGCCGCGACGGCGACCGGCGTCGGCCTGCTGGCTGTGGGCGCGCTCGCGTTCGGCGTGCCTGCGTACGAGGCGTACATCACGCACACGTTGACTGGCGAGATGGCCGTCGGGGCGTTCCAGCACGGTCCCGACCCGACCGCGCCCTACGTGACGGTTCGCCGCCAGCTCGGCGTGCTCGCGCCGTGGCTGCCCGGATGGGCGGTGCTCCCCGCGAGCCTGCTCGCCGTCGCGCCCGTCCTCGTCGGCGTGAACCGCACCGTCGACACGCTCCGGAGCCGACTCGTCGCGCTCCAGGGGACGCTGCTCGCCACGCTCGTCGCGTTCCCGCTCGAGGGGTTCTACGTCGCGCTCACCGTCTTCCCGCTCGTCCCGCTGCTGTACCTCCTCGATAGCGGCGTCCCGCGCCGTCTGTTCCTCGCCGGTGCGCTCCTGCTGTCCGTGCCCGTCACCTACGACACGGTGGCCGTCGCCACCGCCGCGTCGGTCGTGCCGCTAGGTGTCGGCGCCGCCGTCCGCGAGGCCGCGCGCTCGCTGTTCGCGTTCGCGCTTCCGTCGATGGTCGGCGTGTGGCTCGTGCTCGCGGCGTGCCTACTCGTCCAGCACCGCGCAGCGACGGTCACGCACTCGCCCGAGGACGCCGCTCGGTCCGGCCCACCGAACGACGCCGTGTAG
- a CDS encoding radical SAM protein, whose protein sequence is MTDPADLDVTLVDGYVDEPAHFGVPPYISTYPRYTAGALVDAGVPADQVTYHTIDELREDKAKYNDVADADLFVYVGGMTVPGKYVGGTPAEPDEVQKLAWLAEGTSVMGGPVRFGVGEENAGAQEMERSDLDFDFLAMADVESAAHDLVASGLEGFEDRYRDNEEIDRWAAKGAFVVEQHPNYPEYLICEMETSRGCAYRCSFCTEPMYGDPSFRTAESVVREVENLSDHGAKHFRIGRQADILAFGGDGEAPNPDALRRLYGGIREVAPDLETLHLDNMNPVTIVDYPEKSREAIRVIAEHNTPGDTAAFGLESADPVVAEENNLLVTADECLEAVRVVNEVAGWRPGDDPSDAPSWGDGAANRLPKLLPGINLVHGLTGEREETFEHNKRFLQRVLDEGLMLRRINIRQVMAFEGTEMAETGADLADDHKQQFKRYKSEVREEIDNPMLQRVVPPGTVLEDVHFEYHQDGKTFGRQLGTYSLLVAVPGERELGRTTDVAVTDHGYRSVTGVPYPLDLDEATMDELTAIPGVGQRTAGDIVIDRPHDATPTIDDAELARFTR, encoded by the coding sequence ATGACCGACCCCGCGGACCTCGACGTGACGCTCGTGGACGGCTACGTCGACGAGCCGGCGCACTTCGGCGTGCCGCCGTACATCTCCACGTACCCGCGGTACACGGCGGGCGCGCTGGTCGACGCCGGGGTTCCGGCCGACCAGGTGACCTACCACACCATCGACGAACTCCGGGAGGACAAGGCGAAGTACAACGACGTCGCGGACGCCGACCTGTTCGTCTACGTCGGCGGCATGACTGTCCCCGGGAAGTACGTCGGCGGGACGCCCGCGGAACCCGACGAGGTGCAGAAACTGGCGTGGCTCGCGGAGGGGACGAGCGTGATGGGCGGCCCCGTCCGATTCGGCGTCGGCGAGGAGAACGCGGGCGCTCAAGAGATGGAGCGTTCGGACCTCGACTTCGACTTCCTCGCGATGGCGGACGTCGAGTCCGCGGCCCACGACCTCGTCGCCAGCGGTCTGGAGGGGTTCGAGGACCGCTACCGGGACAACGAGGAGATCGACCGCTGGGCGGCGAAGGGCGCGTTCGTCGTCGAACAACACCCCAACTACCCGGAGTACCTCATCTGCGAGATGGAGACCTCGCGGGGGTGTGCGTACCGGTGTTCCTTCTGCACGGAACCGATGTACGGCGACCCGTCGTTCCGGACCGCCGAGAGCGTCGTCCGGGAGGTCGAGAACCTCTCGGACCACGGCGCGAAGCATTTCCGCATCGGCCGGCAGGCCGACATCCTCGCGTTCGGTGGCGACGGCGAGGCCCCGAACCCGGACGCGCTCCGCCGACTCTACGGCGGTATCCGGGAGGTCGCGCCCGACCTCGAGACGCTCCACCTCGACAACATGAACCCCGTGACCATCGTGGACTACCCCGAGAAGTCGCGGGAGGCCATCCGCGTCATCGCGGAGCACAACACGCCCGGGGACACCGCCGCGTTCGGCCTCGAATCCGCGGACCCCGTCGTGGCCGAGGAGAACAACCTCCTCGTGACCGCCGACGAGTGCCTCGAAGCAGTTCGCGTGGTGAACGAGGTCGCAGGCTGGCGACCCGGCGACGACCCGAGTGACGCGCCGTCCTGGGGCGACGGCGCCGCGAACCGCCTCCCCAAGCTTCTGCCCGGCATCAACCTCGTGCACGGCCTCACCGGCGAGCGCGAGGAGACGTTCGAGCACAACAAGCGGTTCCTCCAGCGCGTGCTCGACGAGGGCCTGATGCTCCGGCGCATCAACATCCGGCAGGTGATGGCCTTCGAGGGCACCGAGATGGCCGAAACCGGCGCGGACCTCGCGGACGACCACAAACAGCAGTTCAAGCGCTACAAGTCCGAGGTCCGCGAGGAGATAGACAACCCGATGCTCCAGCGCGTCGTGCCGCCCGGAACCGTCCTCGAGGACGTCCACTTCGAGTACCACCAGGACGGCAAGACGTTCGGCCGGCAACTCGGCACGTACTCGCTGCTCGTCGCCGTCCCCGGCGAGCGCGAACTCGGCCGGACGACGGACGTCGCCGTCACCGACCACGGCTACCGCTCGGTCACCGGCGTCCCCTACCCCCTCGACCTCGACGAGGCCACGATGGACGAACTCACCGCGATTCCCGGCGTCGGCCAGCGCACCGCGGGTGACATCGTCATCGACCGCCCGCACGACGCCACGCCGACGATAGACGACGCGGAACTCGCGCGGTTCACGCGGTGA